From the genome of Fulvia fulva chromosome 12, complete sequence:
AGCATCACAACAATATGGTCCCTTTCCTGGCAAGGCAAGCATTGCGGCGAGAGGTTTGAGAACCGCAAAGGAATATTGAAGAGACAATACGAACCATGGTGTCGTCGATGTTGGTGGAGTTGTGGTGAAATGTCAGCGGGAAAATATCGTGCTGTTCAGCATTCACCTACCAAGTTGGCCTACGTTGTTCAACGCTGCAGAGCACATTGACGCCTGCTACACCTCAGCCCAAATCCATAATCTGGCGGTAAACACGGCCAAGACGGCGATGCAGCGATTCCATCATTGCAACGAAGACAACGCAATCGCTCCAAACATCCCACGAAGTGGACTCCGACCATAGCATCTGGACGCCACACACATTTTCACCGACGATCTTTTGCCTGAAGTGCTCTTGTGCGAACGAACGCGTTCATACTACTCTATGATCGCCACTGGAAATCGCATATGCACTACCACCGTGTGGACCCTTCTCAGCGACAAGGCTTGCTGGAAACATCTGTGGCAGGCTCGTGTCTGTAATGACAGCGTTCTCATTCGATGGACGCTGTCGATCTTCCCTTACAGAGTACATTTCTGTGTGatttgatcttgaagatgCCATCTACGCTTACCTTTCTGGACAAAGTAATGGTAGACCTGAGCGTTGGTACTCCGCGCAAGGAGATATATATACCACGCCGGAGCAGTCCAGGACCACATTCGATCATCACCTTCGACTCAACCTCATACCATCTACCATAATGAAGACTACTCTCCTCCTCAGCAGTGCGCTCGGCGCATCAGCATTTCCATTCCTCAACAACCCAGAGGCTATGAGTGCAGCCCTTGCCACCACTGATATTGGCAATGTGCTTCGCGACATCCAACACAGCCCAGAGAAGCGTAGTCTCATGACCCGTCAAGACTACCTTGGCATCTCCAAAGGAGAGAGCAACTGCGGTACCAGAGTATGCCCGACCTTCGATGAGAAGGGTATGTTGAGCCACCACAACACGACAAGACCACTACTCACACGCCTCGCAGATCAGCTTGTGTCCGTAAGCGGCGAGAACGTGTGGAAGGCACCAGGCACCGGTGATATTCGAGGCCCATGCCCCGGACTCAACGCGGCTGCGAACCAGTATGTAACTGTTCGGCTTCCTCTCGTTACATGTACTGACTCTTCATAGTGGCTATCTTCCACGCGATGGCATAGCCTCCATTGAAGAGACCGTATCAGGACTCGGTGCAGCCTACAACCTCGGTCCGGTGATATCTGCAGTTCTGGCCGCCTACGCCATTGCCACCACTGGCAACTTGGTTCAAGGCGTCTGGTCGATCGGAGGCCCACTCCCTACAGATCTGCTCACAGGTTCGTAAACATTCTTTAGAAGTGATGGGAATAGATGACTGACACATCGTCACAGGAGACCTACTCGGCACGGGCCAAGGCCTCAGCTACTCCCACAACATCTACGAAGGCGACTCTTCCATCGGTCGCGGCGACGCCTACATCAACAACGGCGACGCCCACTCCCTCAACATCACCCGCTTCGAGCAGGTCTACAACATCGCCGTAGACGATGGCTCCGACCGTTACACCATCGACAAGTTCCGCGCCAAGTTCGAGGAGGCGCAAGATGAGTCGATTGCAAACAACCCATACTACTTCACCGGCGCTTTCTCCACCGTCGTCGTCGTGCCAGCTGCGTACAACTTCGTCATCAACCTCATGAGCAACCATAGCAAGGAGGTACCAGGCGGTTACCTCGATGGCTACAATTTCAAGTCGTTCTTCGGTGTCACCGGGGAACCAGGGAACTTCGTATGGCAGAAAGGTCAAGAGCGCATCCCTGAGGCCTGGTACCGCCGCCCATCTTACGCCCCATACGATGCTTCTGACGTCATTGGTGATGTCGCCATCGGATACCTCGCATACCCAAACACCCTCAAGTTCGGCGGCAACACCGGTACCGTCAACTCATTCACTGGTCTCAACGTTGCCAACTTGTCCGGGGGCGTCTTCAGCGCCGAGACGCTGTTCAACGATAACAACTTTGCTTGCTTCAGCTTCCAGCTGTTGCAGAACGTCATCCCGGACTTCTTGAACAAGCCCCTCAATGCCTTGGGCCCGATCACGAGTGCGCTGAACAAGGCTCTTGCGCCACTCACTGGTGGTCTCAGCTGCCCTCAGCTCGGAAGCTTGGATGTTGGTGTTTTTGACCAGTTCCCTGGATACAAGTACCAGCCAAATGGACCAGCGACGAACTACAAGGCTTAGATAAGGGGCGTGGACGGCAGGTGAAAGGGCAGGAAGATTGATGATGGATCTCGTAACTACTTCTGAGCACCGAGCCCGAATGTGTACCTCGGTCAATACATAATTGCGCCATTGACAGACTGAATGCCACGACTGTTTGATGTTTCTAGCACTCTTCTCCTCATGACAGAAACTCGACTCTGAACTTTCTGTGTCCGTCCACTGTACTTTGAGTCCCGCGTAGTACAACATCAGCTCCGCACCCTGCGCGCAAAGTCTGTCTGAGTCGTCTTATCGGCCAATCATGGCTTGTGGTCGAGTGTATCGAGAGGCTGAAGTAGAAGCCACCCAGGTTGCGCCGATTGTCTTCGCCGATGGCTTTGAGCCAGCCCAATAGATGCCGCTTGTTCAGGATGCTGCACATGTCCCACCAGATGCAGATCTTCGTTTGATAGTAGTATGGCAGCAACTCCTCGCGTAGCGCGCGGGAGACTTTGGTGATCGGTGGCTGATAGACGCGAAGGCCTTGACGAGCGCTGTGTCTCGTCTGCTGATGAGAGACTGTACAGTGCTCCACCGCTTCGTTGTCGATGACTGGTGAAGCGTCAATGGCGAGCTTTCCGACGTGCGACCATATCTCCGCTGGGAGGTCGAGTAGTCCACGCGACTGCATGAGGTTAGCGAATATCACCTGCAAAGCCTTCACGAGCGCGCCTCACAGTGTTGGAAGTAGCCATCGCTGGGCTTGATGCCTGCACTACCACGCGCCAAGGTAGCACGAGGATGCAAATGTTGGTGTTGATGTTTTGC
Proteins encoded in this window:
- a CDS encoding Dothistromin biosynthesis peroxidase dotB, with translation MKTTLLLSSALGASAFPFLNNPEAMSAALATTDIGNVLRDIQHSPEKRSLMTRQDYLGISKGESNCGTRVCPTFDEKGMLSHHNTTRPLLTRLADQLVSVSGENVWKAPGTGDIRGPCPGLNAAANHGYLPRDGIASIEETVSGLGAAYNLGPVISAVLAAYAIATTGNLVQGVWSIGGPLPTDLLTGDLLGTGQGLSYSHNIYEGDSSIGRGDAYINNGDAHSLNITRFEQVYNIAVDDGSDRYTIDKFRAKFEEAQDESIANNPYYFTGAFSTVVVVPAAYNFVINLMSNHSKEVPGGYLDGYNFKSFFGVTGEPGNFVWQKGQERIPEAWYRRPSYAPYDASDVIGDVAIGYLAYPNTLKFGGNTGTVNSFTGLNVANLSGGVFSAETLFNDNNFACFSFQLLQNVIPDFLNKPLNALGPITSALNKALAPLTGGLSCPQLGSLDVGVFDQFPGYKYQPNGPATNYKA